A single genomic interval of Streptomyces graminofaciens harbors:
- a CDS encoding MBL fold metallo-hydrolase has protein sequence MNDRTDPRISHPQRLEKGHPFRQWKTWKIPGTGLSLTGYSRANDKTFFHVPELRCSLDAGLAEGRQVETVFLTHTHLDHSKDLDYLAARDTGVDIYLPADAKPYAEAYLRASSELNHGAAFDPSLAGQCRLHGVRSGEEFSVGRRGEYAVRVVECLHKVPCVGYCFAEKKRVLKPEYEELKASMVAAGRAKEFGRIIAQRRKDGDDTVDQEVRRPLFAFLGDTHASVFTLNPWLFDYPVIITECTYLDDAQLTRAQQVGHTVWSELRPVVQAHPENLFVLTHFSLRHSDREIVEFFRKELESGAVEHLDNVVLWVHPESYLNEQHQHGG, from the coding sequence ATGAACGACCGTACCGACCCTCGAATCAGTCACCCTCAACGGCTTGAGAAGGGACATCCGTTCCGCCAGTGGAAGACGTGGAAAATACCCGGGACCGGATTGAGCCTGACCGGGTACTCCCGAGCGAACGACAAGACTTTCTTCCACGTCCCCGAACTGCGATGCAGCCTCGATGCCGGTTTGGCCGAAGGCCGACAGGTGGAAACGGTGTTCTTGACGCATACCCATCTCGACCATTCCAAGGACCTCGATTATCTGGCCGCCAGGGATACGGGTGTTGACATCTATCTGCCGGCCGACGCGAAACCGTATGCGGAGGCCTATCTGCGTGCTTCGAGCGAACTGAACCACGGCGCGGCGTTCGATCCGTCCCTCGCCGGGCAGTGCCGCCTGCACGGCGTGCGATCAGGTGAGGAGTTCTCCGTGGGCCGTCGCGGGGAGTACGCGGTCCGAGTCGTCGAGTGCCTGCACAAGGTGCCGTGTGTGGGCTACTGCTTCGCGGAGAAAAAGAGGGTCCTGAAGCCGGAGTACGAAGAGCTGAAGGCATCGATGGTCGCGGCCGGCCGGGCCAAGGAGTTCGGCCGGATCATCGCTCAGCGACGCAAGGACGGTGATGACACAGTCGACCAGGAGGTCCGCCGCCCCCTCTTCGCCTTCCTCGGAGACACGCACGCAAGCGTGTTCACACTGAACCCCTGGCTGTTCGATTATCCAGTCATCATCACCGAGTGTACGTATCTCGACGATGCCCAACTCACCCGAGCACAGCAGGTCGGACACACCGTGTGGAGCGAGCTCCGTCCGGTGGTCCAGGCGCACCCGGAGAACCTGTTCGTGCTGACCCACTTCAGCCTGCGCCATTCCGACCGGGAGATCGTCGAGTTCTTCCGGAAGGAACTGGAGAGCGGAGCGGTCGAGCATCTCGACAACGTCGTGCTGTGGGTACATCCCGAAAGCTATCTGAACGAGCAGCACCAGCACGGCGGATGA